A genome region from Geodermatophilus bullaregiensis includes the following:
- the dnaE gene encoding DNA polymerase III subunit alpha has protein sequence MSSPTRGPGTDSFVHLHVHTEYSMLDGAAKLPEVTKAAAEYGMPALAMTDHGNVFGAYDFYKQARAAGVKPIIGMEGYYTPGSRFDRAPFDFGDNLIDEDGEGGSSRGKAAYTHMTLLARTTEGMHNLFRISSMASLEGQYRKPRFDRDLLERHGTGLIATTGCPSGEVNMWLRAGKVDRARQAAADFQDIFGKENFYAEVMDHGLAIEKRTRPALLEIARDLGIPLLGTNDLHYTHREDAEAHDALLCIQTGSRLNETNRFKFNGDGYYLKSAAEMRALFSELPEACDNTLLVAEQCEVSFTEGADLMPRFPLPPGEDETSWFVKEVERGLHKRYPNGIPDHVRKQADYEVGIITQMGFPGYFLVVADFINWAKDNGIRVGPGRGSAAGSLAAYAMGITDLDPLAHGLIFERFLNPERVSMPDVDIDFDDRRRGEVIQYVSQKYGEERVSQIVTYGTIKAKAAIKDAARVLDRPYSVGDELTKLMPPDVMGKGIPLSGVFDPAHPRYKEAAEFRARYESDPGAAEVVDQARKLEGLKRQWGVHAAGVIIGRYPLIDSIPIMRREADGAVITQFDYPTCETLGLLKMDFLGLRNLTVIDDALRNIVANGKEPIDLDEISKDLTDPDTYALLARGDTLGVFQFDGGPMRSLLRLMRPDNFEDISAVGALYRPGPMGANSHTNYALRKNGQQEITPIHPELAEPLEEILGQTYGLIVYQEQVMAIAQKVAGYSLGKADLLRRAMGKKKKSVLDAEFVGFEAGMKERGYSDAAIKTLWDILVPFADYAFNKAHSAAYGLVSYWTAYLKANYPAEYMAGLLTSVGDDKDRRPVYLAECRRMGIKVLPPDVNESSWDFTAVGTDIRFGLASVRNVGHNVVDSIVRAREEKGAFKDFPDFMRKIDTVACNKKVIESLAKAGAFDSMGHSRQGIAAVHAQAVDSAMALKRKEAEGQFDLFGSFGEGAGEDDPFGGALDIALPTADWSKSERLVFERDMLGLYVSDHPLHGVEHVLAANADTPIAEINAGGVEDGANVTIAGILTSVSPRTNKQGAPWAIATLEDLESGIEVLFFPKTWAEVSEKIVRDQIVAVKGRISRRDDQPSLFGSEVTIPELSEGPRGPVLVSMAAARCTPPVVERLREVLGSHPGTTEVQLKLINGGRETVLRLDQGLRVRPSTALMGDIKALLGPTSVALL, from the coding sequence GTGAGCAGTCCGACCCGTGGACCTGGGACCGACTCGTTCGTGCACCTGCACGTGCACACCGAGTACTCGATGCTCGACGGGGCGGCGAAGCTGCCCGAGGTCACGAAGGCCGCCGCCGAGTACGGCATGCCGGCCTTGGCGATGACCGACCACGGCAACGTCTTCGGCGCCTACGACTTCTACAAGCAGGCCAGGGCCGCCGGCGTGAAGCCGATCATCGGCATGGAGGGCTACTACACGCCCGGGTCGCGCTTCGACCGCGCGCCCTTCGACTTCGGCGACAACCTCATCGACGAGGACGGCGAGGGCGGCTCCTCGCGCGGCAAGGCCGCCTACACGCACATGACGCTGCTGGCGCGCACCACCGAGGGGATGCACAACCTCTTCCGCATCTCCTCGATGGCCAGCCTGGAGGGCCAGTACCGCAAGCCCCGCTTCGACCGCGACCTGCTCGAGCGCCACGGCACGGGCCTCATCGCCACCACCGGCTGCCCCTCCGGTGAGGTCAACATGTGGCTGCGGGCCGGCAAGGTCGACCGCGCCCGGCAGGCCGCCGCCGACTTCCAGGACATCTTCGGCAAGGAGAACTTCTACGCCGAGGTGATGGACCACGGGCTGGCCATCGAGAAGAGGACCCGCCCGGCGCTGCTGGAGATCGCCAGGGACCTCGGCATCCCGCTGCTGGGCACCAACGACCTGCACTACACGCACCGCGAGGACGCCGAGGCGCACGACGCGCTGCTGTGCATCCAGACCGGGTCGCGTCTCAACGAGACCAACCGCTTCAAGTTCAACGGCGACGGCTACTACCTCAAGTCCGCCGCGGAGATGCGGGCGCTGTTCAGCGAGCTGCCCGAGGCGTGCGACAACACGCTGCTGGTCGCCGAGCAGTGCGAGGTGTCCTTCACCGAGGGCGCCGACCTCATGCCCCGCTTCCCGCTGCCGCCGGGGGAGGACGAGACCTCCTGGTTCGTCAAGGAGGTCGAGCGCGGCCTGCACAAGCGCTACCCGAACGGCATCCCCGACCACGTGCGCAAGCAGGCCGACTACGAGGTCGGGATCATCACCCAGATGGGCTTCCCGGGGTACTTCCTCGTGGTCGCCGACTTCATCAACTGGGCCAAGGACAACGGGATCCGCGTCGGCCCCGGCCGTGGCTCGGCGGCGGGCTCGCTGGCCGCCTACGCCATGGGGATCACCGACCTCGACCCGCTGGCGCACGGGTTGATCTTCGAGCGGTTCCTCAACCCCGAGCGCGTCTCGATGCCCGACGTCGACATCGACTTCGACGACCGCCGCCGCGGCGAGGTCATCCAGTACGTCTCGCAGAAGTACGGCGAGGAGCGGGTCAGCCAGATCGTCACCTACGGGACGATCAAGGCGAAGGCCGCGATCAAGGACGCCGCCCGCGTGCTCGACCGGCCCTACTCGGTGGGCGACGAGCTGACCAAGCTGATGCCCCCGGACGTGATGGGCAAGGGCATCCCGCTGTCGGGGGTCTTCGACCCGGCGCACCCGCGCTACAAGGAGGCCGCGGAGTTCCGTGCGCGCTACGAGTCCGACCCGGGCGCGGCCGAGGTGGTCGACCAGGCCCGCAAGCTGGAGGGGCTCAAGCGCCAGTGGGGCGTGCACGCCGCCGGCGTCATCATCGGCCGCTACCCGCTGATCGACTCCATCCCGATCATGCGGCGCGAGGCCGACGGCGCCGTCATCACACAGTTCGACTACCCGACCTGCGAGACGCTCGGCCTGCTGAAGATGGACTTCCTGGGGCTGCGCAACCTCACGGTCATCGACGACGCGCTGCGCAACATCGTCGCCAACGGCAAGGAGCCGATCGACCTCGACGAGATCAGCAAGGACCTCACCGACCCGGACACCTACGCGCTGCTGGCCCGCGGCGACACCCTCGGCGTCTTCCAGTTCGACGGCGGGCCGATGCGCTCGCTGCTGCGGCTCATGCGGCCGGACAACTTCGAGGACATCTCCGCCGTCGGCGCGCTGTACCGGCCCGGGCCGATGGGTGCGAACTCGCACACCAACTACGCGTTGCGCAAGAACGGCCAGCAGGAGATCACGCCGATCCACCCCGAGCTGGCCGAGCCGCTCGAGGAGATCCTCGGCCAGACCTACGGCCTGATCGTGTACCAGGAGCAGGTCATGGCGATCGCGCAGAAGGTCGCCGGGTACTCCCTCGGCAAGGCCGACCTGCTGCGCCGCGCGATGGGCAAGAAGAAGAAGTCGGTCCTGGACGCGGAGTTCGTCGGCTTCGAGGCCGGCATGAAGGAGCGCGGCTACTCCGACGCCGCGATCAAGACGCTGTGGGACATCCTCGTCCCGTTCGCCGACTACGCGTTCAACAAGGCGCACTCGGCCGCCTACGGCCTGGTCAGCTACTGGACGGCGTACCTCAAGGCGAACTACCCGGCCGAGTACATGGCCGGGCTGCTCACCAGCGTCGGCGACGACAAGGACCGCCGTCCGGTCTACCTCGCCGAGTGCCGCCGGATGGGCATCAAGGTGCTCCCCCCGGACGTCAACGAGTCCTCGTGGGACTTCACCGCCGTCGGGACCGACATCCGCTTCGGCCTGGCGTCGGTGCGCAACGTCGGGCACAACGTCGTCGACTCGATCGTCCGGGCGCGGGAGGAGAAGGGGGCGTTCAAGGACTTCCCCGACTTCATGCGCAAGATCGACACGGTCGCGTGCAACAAGAAGGTCATCGAGTCGCTGGCCAAGGCCGGCGCGTTCGACTCGATGGGCCACTCCCGGCAGGGCATCGCCGCCGTCCACGCCCAGGCGGTCGACTCCGCGATGGCGCTCAAGCGCAAGGAGGCCGAGGGGCAGTTCGACCTGTTCGGCAGCTTCGGTGAGGGCGCGGGGGAGGACGACCCGTTCGGCGGGGCCCTGGACATCGCGCTCCCGACGGCGGACTGGTCGAAGTCCGAGCGGCTGGTCTTCGAGCGCGACATGCTCGGTCTCTACGTCTCCGACCACCCGCTGCACGGTGTGGAGCACGTGCTCGCGGCGAACGCGGACACCCCGATCGCCGAGATCAACGCCGGCGGCGTCGAGGACGGCGCCAACGTGACGATCGCCGGCATCCTCACCTCGGTCTCGCCGCGCACGAACAAGCAGGGCGCGCCCTGGGCCATCGCGACGCTGGAGGACCTCGAGTCCGGCATCGAGGTGCTCTTCTTCCCGAAGACCTGGGCGGAGGTCTCGGAGAAGATCGTCCGCGACCAGATCGTCGCGGTGAAGGGGCGGATCAGCCGGCGCGACGACCAGCCGTCGCTGTTCGGCTCCGAGGTGACCATCCCCGAGCTCAGCGAGGGTCCCCGCGGCCCGGTGCTGGTGTCGATGGCGGCCGCCCGCTGCACCCCGCCGGTGGTGGAGCGGTTGCGCGAGGTCCTCGGCAGCCACCCCGGGACGACCGAGGTGCAGCTCAAGCTGATCAACGGTGGCCGGGAGACGGTGCTGCGGCTCGACCAGGGGCTGCGGGTGCGCCCGAGCACGGCGCTGATGGGCGACATCAAGGCGCTGCTGGGTCCCACCAGCGTCGCCCTGCTCTGA
- a CDS encoding CPBP family intramembrane glutamic endopeptidase — translation MTEPPASLAAFGPATLSVVVVAVYLVLGEPVVGYVLHRRFEARLRTDPAARRSFYRRLLVLEWGLALLAVVLWLSSPGVDAAAVGLAWPTGWPGPVTGTATVLVLVLSLVSVRALRGGALVRAGAPRRPAAPPGQGRHAEPEGAATLAVLPRTRLERRLFAVVGVTAGVCEEWLYRGFFLAVVAAVGAGLPVPVLVLLGAVAFGLAHAYQGVPGIVLTGVLGGVFAALYLDTGSLLLPVLLHAAVDLRFLLVPASALPEVLPAPRPAGGATG, via the coding sequence GTGACCGAGCCGCCCGCCTCCCTCGCCGCCTTCGGGCCGGCGACGCTCTCGGTCGTCGTCGTGGCCGTCTACCTGGTGCTCGGCGAGCCGGTCGTCGGGTACGTGCTGCACCGCCGGTTCGAGGCCCGGCTGCGCACCGACCCCGCCGCCCGGCGCTCGTTCTACCGGCGGCTGCTGGTCCTCGAGTGGGGCCTGGCGCTGCTCGCCGTCGTCCTGTGGCTGTCCTCGCCCGGGGTGGACGCCGCGGCCGTCGGGCTGGCCTGGCCCACCGGCTGGCCCGGCCCGGTCACGGGGACGGCGACGGTGCTGGTGCTGGTGCTCTCGCTGGTCTCGGTGCGGGCCCTGCGCGGCGGCGCACTGGTGCGGGCGGGCGCGCCGCGCCGGCCGGCCGCCCCGCCCGGACAGGGGCGGCACGCCGAGCCCGAGGGCGCCGCCACCCTGGCGGTGCTGCCCCGCACCCGGCTCGAGCGGCGGCTGTTCGCCGTCGTCGGCGTGACCGCCGGCGTGTGCGAGGAGTGGCTCTACCGCGGCTTCTTCCTCGCCGTGGTGGCCGCGGTGGGCGCGGGACTGCCGGTGCCGGTGCTGGTGCTCCTCGGCGCGGTCGCCTTCGGCCTGGCGCACGCCTACCAGGGCGTCCCCGGGATCGTGCTCACCGGCGTCCTCGGCGGGGTCTTCGCCGCGCTCTACCTCGACACCGGGTCGCTGCTGCTGCCGGTGCTGCTGCACGCCGCGGTGGACCTGCGGTTCCTGCTCGTGCCGGCGTCGGCGCTGCCCGAGGTGCTGCCCGCGCCGCGCCCGGCCGGAGGAGCGACGGGGTGA
- a CDS encoding RluA family pseudouridine synthase: protein MTSGLHRALPVPDGLEGQRVDQALARLFGLSRAVAAELADTERVRVDGRVRGKGDRLTGGSWLEVELPPPPGEPPAPGPVAGLTVVHDDDDVVVVDKPVGVAAHPSPGWDGPTVIGGLAAAGYRVSTSGAAERQGVVHRLDAATTGLMVVAKSERAYTALKAAFRERTVDKGYSALVQGHPDPSRGTIDAPIDRHPRHDWKFAVVTGGRPSVTHYEVVEAFPAASLVDVHLETGRTHQIRVHFSAMRHPCVGDTTYGADPTLAARLGVERQWLHAVRLGFAHPADGRWVEFTSPYPPDLAGALTILRAES, encoded by the coding sequence GTGACCTCCGGCCTGCACCGTGCGCTGCCGGTGCCCGACGGCCTGGAGGGCCAGCGGGTCGACCAGGCGCTCGCCCGGCTGTTCGGGCTGTCCCGGGCCGTCGCCGCCGAGCTGGCCGACACCGAGCGGGTCCGGGTCGACGGCCGGGTGCGCGGCAAGGGCGACCGGCTGACCGGTGGCAGCTGGCTCGAGGTCGAGCTGCCCCCGCCGCCCGGGGAGCCGCCCGCGCCCGGGCCGGTGGCCGGGCTGACCGTCGTCCACGACGACGACGACGTCGTGGTCGTCGACAAGCCGGTCGGCGTCGCCGCCCACCCCAGCCCCGGCTGGGACGGCCCGACCGTCATCGGTGGGCTGGCCGCGGCCGGCTACCGCGTCTCCACCTCCGGCGCCGCCGAGCGGCAGGGGGTGGTGCACCGGCTCGACGCCGCGACGACGGGGCTGATGGTCGTGGCCAAGAGCGAGCGCGCCTACACCGCGCTCAAGGCGGCGTTCAGGGAGCGCACGGTCGACAAGGGCTACTCCGCGCTCGTGCAGGGGCACCCCGACCCGTCGCGCGGCACGATCGACGCCCCGATCGACCGGCACCCCCGCCACGACTGGAAGTTCGCCGTCGTCACCGGCGGGCGGCCGTCGGTGACGCACTACGAGGTCGTCGAGGCCTTCCCGGCGGCCAGCCTGGTCGACGTCCACCTCGAGACCGGGCGCACCCACCAGATCCGCGTGCACTTCTCGGCGATGCGCCACCCCTGCGTCGGCGACACCACCTACGGCGCCGACCCGACGCTGGCCGCCCGGCTCGGCGTCGAGCGGCAGTGGCTGCACGCGGTGCGGCTCGGCTTCGCCCACCCGGCCGACGGGCGCTGGGTGGAGTTCACCAGCCCCTACCCGCCCGACCTCGCCGGCGCCCTGACGATCCTGCGCGCCGAGTCCTGA
- the lspA gene encoding signal peptidase II encodes MARATAPPAAAAQAGGRARLSSGTTDRPTTSQEPALTDEPEQPGAATSGDATPGEGTTPGTAVRRPRTRLLLLLAALVLLADLGSKLLVVATIDRGEDLRVLGGLLYLTHARNTGAAFSFAEGFTVVFTLIAVAVAAVIVRTARRLASLGWAVALGLVLGGAVGNLVDRVFREPGFLRGGVVDFLSVFAPDGEVYPIFNVADSAIVCGGVLGAVLALRGIEFDGSRSRDHGDDAVSRG; translated from the coding sequence GTGGCGCGGGCCACCGCGCCTCCGGCAGCAGCGGCGCAGGCCGGCGGCCGGGCGCGGCTATCGTCGGGCACGACCGACCGGCCCACCACCAGCCAGGAGCCCGCCCTGACCGACGAGCCCGAGCAGCCCGGCGCCGCGACGTCCGGGGACGCGACCCCCGGTGAGGGGACCACACCGGGGACGGCGGTCCGCCGTCCCCGCACCCGGCTGCTCCTCCTGCTCGCCGCGCTGGTGCTCCTCGCCGACCTCGGCAGCAAGCTGCTCGTCGTCGCCACGATCGACCGCGGGGAGGACCTGCGGGTCCTCGGCGGGCTGCTCTACCTCACGCACGCGCGCAACACCGGCGCGGCGTTCTCCTTCGCCGAGGGCTTCACGGTCGTGTTCACGCTGATCGCCGTCGCCGTCGCGGCGGTCATCGTGCGGACGGCGCGGCGGCTGGCCTCCCTCGGCTGGGCGGTCGCGCTGGGCCTGGTCCTCGGCGGCGCGGTGGGCAACCTCGTCGACCGGGTGTTCCGCGAGCCGGGGTTCCTGCGCGGCGGCGTCGTCGACTTCCTCTCCGTCTTCGCGCCGGACGGCGAGGTGTACCCGATCTTCAACGTCGCCGACTCGGCGATCGTCTGCGGCGGCGTGCTCGGTGCGGTGCTGGCGCTGCGCGGCATCGAGTTCGACGGCAGCCGCAGCCGCGACCACGGCGACGACGCGGTCTCCCGCGGCTGA